TGAAGAAAGGGGTGTTTTAGTTGGATTAATCTGACTGCAGAATGTATTGGAAAGGGGAGGACCTAAGAGCAGAAAAACCAGGCAGTTTGTTGCAATAATATAGTCATGAGCCTTGACTTGGGGTATTGTTAGTGGagatttaaaagaaggaaaaagtgagagaggctgagaaagaaattTGGACAATATTTGGTGATAATTACACATGAATgtcaagggaggaaaaggaattaAGATTCCAAGATTTGGAACATAGAAGACTTGAATgatgttaaaattaaaaatagagagtGGGGAGAACCTACTAGAAGATGGAGAAtttgtttttatacattttttgagTTTCAGGTGATGGCCTATCCATATGGAAATGCTCAGTAGGGATTTGGAGATGTGCAGCTAGAGCTTGGGAAACAGGTCCAGGGCTAGAGAGATTCATTCACTTCTTATGGTGTGTCCACTATAAGGAAAGTACTGTGTAAGGCACGGTGAGATGCACATTTGGGGGTGTGCATGGAGGAAATATAAAAACCAAAGTGTCACTGAGGGTATAGAGAACAAAGGCGGCTAATGATTATGATTTGGGGAGTATCCACATTTTAGGGGGTGGAAAGAGAGGTGCTAGACAAAGAAAGAATGGTCAAAAAGGTAGGAAGACAGAACCAGATGAGTGGATGATAATGGAGTCCAAAGGAGAGACTTTCTGGAGCAAGAATGGTAATGAGTTATGTCAAATTCTGAAGATGGATTACTGAGGAGGAGGCCTGAGAAGAAGCCATTGAATCCTGTATTGATCTTAAAGACAGTTATTCCaatagagcagtggtgtcaaaaaACAGATTTTAGTGTTAAGGAACAAACGGGTGGTGAGGCTGTGGAGATAACAGATATAGGCTTTCAGTCCAAGAAGTTTGACagtgaatggaaaaggagacaagtAGGCTGGTGGCAGTAGGGTCAAGCAGAGGACTTTCggtggcaattttttttcttggaccaGGGTATGAGAGATTGTGACCTGTTCACATCTGAAGGCAGAAGAGGAGTCTATAGTATGGGAGCGATGCAAGATCCAGAAGGAGGTGGAGGGAACAGCAGAGCTGGAGGATTATTTGCCTTGGAGAGCAAGAGGGATACCTCTTCTTTCATAGGAGAGATGATGTGCATTAAGAGAATATCCAGAGAGCACAGATGTTTGGaggtggaaaggagggaagacaGATGAAGGCCCTCatatttctagttttcctaaCAACTAGGAAGTGAATCCCTCTGCTTCAAGGGAAGGGTAGATGGACTTGGGGGCTTGCAGAGGACAGAAGGTGGCCTAGGGAATAACCGAGAACTGGAGAGAAGGTTTGCCAGATAGCAATGGGCTCTCAGGTCTGTCAGCTTTTTTGACCTCTGAACTGCAAACCAAAAGCTttcagcaggggtggggaacctctggcctcgaggccacatgtggccctctaggccctcaagtgcagccctttgactgaatccaaacttcacagaacaaatcttcacaataaaaggatttgttctgtaaaacttgggctctgtcaaaaggctacacccaaggacctagaaggccacatgtgtcctcaaggactcagattccccaccccagctttcaGGTTTTATTATGAGATCCACCAAATTTCTTCCAAATGTAAAGCAGAAGCTTTCTTAAAGCCACAGAGGAATCTAGGTGACTAATCTTCAGTCAGTACCAGTCCTCTGGGGCCCTAAGGTCAcagctctagaactggaagggagctcaaGAGGTCACCAGAAGGCCTTTAGTGACCCTGACACTACAGATGGACTGACTGTAAGATTTCTTGCAGCCTAATCTTGAACAACCAACTGCCGTCACATTCCTTAGGTAGAGTTGAGgctattcctttcctttcactgccTTTGTTGGCAGCCACGTGGCTCCatgggtagaatgctggacccagaatcaggaagacctgtgttcaaatccagcctctgacccagggcaagtcactaaacttctgcctacctcagtttcctcaactgtaaaatgaggataataatggcacctgccttCCAAGGTTGTGTgatgcaaataaaataatgtttgtaaagtgcttagcgcagtgcctagcacagagtgggtgctatataaaaatgctagctgtttATTAGTAATGCGTGATTACTGATAATATAGGTGATAGGAATAATAGGAATAACACTTATTACTATTACCTGACaatgcttctttcttcttttcagggCCATGCTATGATTGTGGAGGCTTACCCCAAGTAAGAGGACTAGAGAGTCCCTGAAGGATCTGTGGGAGCCCTGGGCTAGGCAAAGTCATCTATACTCATATGCTTCTCTTAGGAAAGCAGGATTTATGGTCTTTCGTTAAATATCTCCAATTAAGCCTCACGAGTGTTCTGAGCTATTTAGTTATCATGGCTTGTAACTCTTTCAAGGATTTCTTAACCTAACAATATAATGCTTCCAAagagatctttttctttttaaaattctttttgtcaGTTTCATTAGAAACTAAATGAGTGGTTGTAATTTTGGGGAATGGATGACTAAGACTTGAAATCATCTATGTTACATTCTCAAAATCTACTCATTCAGAATTTTGTTTTGCTAATAACATACAGGTAAATATGGTTTCattctaaataaaatacaaaccaaGTGCCTAATCTAATTTAATAATGAAAGGATGATGTAAAGTCTAAACTACACTGAGAAACATCAGTAAATGTTTAGATATGGAAACATCACCTCTACTTGCCCACCTTAATAAACTGAAGAAGTATTAGGGATTGGATGCTTTTttacagggtgtgtgtgtgtgttggagtgtgggtgggaagtTCTTGCTAAGGATCATCATGACTCTAGCTAACTTATAGGCAACTCCTATTCATTTAAATCAACCATAAGGATCAGAGGGGTAAACATCAATGGTTTCTTCTGAGTAGTTTGCTTATGGATTTTTagcccaaaataaaaataattttacactTTAAGACAGAGGTGTGTTGGCCAAATGTTTAATGAAGTGTTGGAAAATCTGAACTTAGACCAATATGCCTTAGATCCTCTggcctatttttttaaattcaccaaagaaaaagTGCTCTGAGAAAGGAAACTAACTGCCTTGCTGCCATTTAGTTTGTCTTGTTGAGATTCCAGTGATTTGCAATCAAGATTATCCACAAGGTAGGCTGGATAGAATGGGTCAGGCCCACCACATCCTTTACCCCATGGCCTTGTCAGCATGCTTCTTTCTACATATGAGATTTTAAGGTTGAAAAACATTctataaatagaataaaaatataaaaggagcAGAAATTGCCATTTTCATTAGGACATATGTCTTCTTCAAAAGTTAGCTTTTGTAGAATTCTACAgttaaaaaagaactttaaatcCAAGTTCACCAGCCTTGTgtttatgtaggaatgtaacagaTGTGTTCCTGGCAGATGTTTGGCTTCCATCTATGGCATGACCTCTGCAGGGAACTCACTCAGGTTaattatgggatttttttttccccacaaaattcTGCTACTTATCAGCTTTAATTATACCTTTCTTGCACAACTAGATATTTGGAATAGTACTTTTATTTGTGCTAAACTTGCTTCACTCAAGGTTCAAAGGGTGGCCCCTCATTCTCATTATCACCTAATGAGTTGACAAGTTTATATTCATGTTCCACATGATTTTATGAGCACATTTCTGGCCCAGAGATCTTCGGTTTGCGTGACAATTGGTCTTAAAATAACTGCTTAAATCGACTGCGTTTTCAGAAACCAGACTTGAGTCTAAGGCAGCAGGGCTGAAATCCCAGCTGAGGACTGTCTAAGAGATAATTAACTTTAGATATGACAGCACCCACCCTGCAGAGCCATGCAAATAGTGTTAGGTTATTTCATTGCTGTAGGTCAGTGgctgtcaaactgaaatagaaatgtgGGCCACTGAACTGTACATAAACATCCCTGCAGACCACATATTGaactagaaaaccacatattaatgttatctatgttctgctgtatttttatttaatttgttaaatatttcccaattacattttaactttgttcaggctgctggcttcatgtttgacacctctgctataGCTGCTATAGGGTTAGTAAGTGGTTTTTCAGTTTCAGGTGGTTAGTATCTTTGTTTTACGCTAGCTTTTCAAGACctctaaaataattttcaatacCCTTTGAATTATCTTAATCATCTAAGTTGTAGAACTAAAAGCCCTAGTGTAGGGGTCAAGTGCCTTTTATCTATTGGGCTGCATGATGGAAGGTATATAAAATGGGTCAAGTAGAAAATAGTGCTGGAATTGCTTTAAAGGTTTGCACTGGTTACACATGATTATTGGGGGAAAAGAATgggagtatatatacccagatgTACACAATAGAAATCTATTATTGTTTCCAAACTGAGGGTTAAAAGTGGTAGGGCTGACTGTTAGGACTGGATGGATGACTAGATTGTCAACAGGACAGGTAGGAACAGAGGGGCGTATAAGATGGCATCCTCCATTTGCAAGATGTTCTAATCCATGTGCAGATTATTTCTGGGGCCCCATTTCTGGAGCTTCTCAGCAGATCGTTAAGAGTTCTAAATAAATTTCCCTGGGGAAAAAAGTTTCCCCTAACAATAAAATCTCTTGTTTATATGAGAGGACAAGATTATTCTGGATTATCCCCCACCTTGCCCCTTTCTACATGTCATTCTACAAAATGCTTCTTCCAGAACACTGGTATTTTAAGTTTTTGGAATCCACAATCCTTCTGCACTTCATGGATTATGGCTCCCTTATATCTGAGAATCCAcgaggattaaaaagaaaatcatgtcAATCTCTAGAGAAGAAAGTATATATAATGTCGGAGGAGGTCTTctcctttgttacaagggaaagaGTCCTTGTAGTGCCTGGTGCCTTTTATTCATTGGGATGCATGATGGAGGACAAATAAAGGGAGTCAAATAAAAATTGTGATTTTACTGGAGAGGTTTGCACTggttacatataattttttttggtggtggtggtggaggaggggagaagaattgGAGTGTATATACTCAGTCACACATAATATAAGTCTACTAATCCACATATTGGTTTCAAACTATGGAGGGGTGGAGCAATAAGGAAAGAGATCAtccatcaataaaactttttaaagaagttGTGCCAGTCCCACATCGGGATCCAACTTTGTCTTGTCCTCTTTTGAGTTTTTCATAATTTCACGCTTAATACTCTAAAATAGTTACTCTTCATACTTCCTATAGATTATAAGTTATGCTCATAAAATTTCTTGAATTGGTTCCTGTTCTTCAATTTATATATCTATTTAATACATGAAACATTTATAaatcttcaatttttaaaaagaggtctAAAGGCAAGTTTCAAGTTGCTGATTTCATTTTGTTGAAACTGCAAAAAGATAGTAAATCAAGTTTTGCCACATGTACAGCCAGATCTCTTCAAAactggaatagaaaaaaaaaaattcagctcaCTAGCTATTTGGTGAAAAGACTGAAGCCATTTTGCTAACAATTTACATATATCATATCTAGATAGTTGTATCAGCTAAAATAGACAGCAGAAGCTTAAATGTTTTTGGACTTTATGGCAGTCTGTTTACTAAGGCTTTGTATCAATCCATGAAATACTAATGTGGAAAGCTTCTGAGGGTGGCTCATTGTAACGGAAGCTTTCCTGAAAGCTTCTTTCCAGACTCTTCCTGCTCTCAGAAGTTGAGGGCATGTTTTACAGGTAGTCTAGGCAGATTCCCCAGGAATTAGTGCCCCCACCCCTTTTTAAAAGTTCACTGTTATGTATCTTCATTTTGTGTTTCCCATCAGTAGAACATAATcaccttgagaacaggggctaaATATCTCGTTTTTCTCGAGCATAAAGCCTGACACACCATAggaatttaatgaatgcttgttgatagcTTGACTTTAGAGAAAATGAaccttcccccctctcctttcAGAGGTGGAGGACTAACGTTGTGgaatagtatatatacacacacacacacacatacacatacacacacatatatactgtcAGACACTGTTgctggactgttttttttttccttctgttttcagtcattttcagttgtgtctgataccaaagtggtttgtcattaccttctccaactcattttacagatgaggaaactgaggcaaacagggttaagtgacttgcccagggtcacccagctagtaagtgtctgaggcaatatttgaactcaggaagatgtcttcctaactccaggccctctGGGTTCCAGTTTACCTCTGATACAGATGGGCTGTGTGACTAGACAATTCTCTTAGCAGGTGTAATTCTGCACCTACTTGGTAGGAAGGGTTTGTTCATCCAAAGTTCCTCATATCAATGAAAGGACAGGTCTAATCCTGagattaattttctatttttatgttatattttatttctgaatatatccctcctACTCTCCCCTAATCAGTGAGCtatcccttttaacaaagattaaaaaagaaagggcagcgaggtggcacagtagatagagggttgggcttggaatcaggaagattcattttcctgaattcaaacttggcctcagacacttattaggtgtgtgtgtgatcctgggcaagtcacttaaccctgccttcctcagttcctcatctgtgaaatgagctggagaaggaaatggcaaaccactctagaatctttgccaagaaaaccccaaatggggtcacggagagtcagacatgactgaaatatctgaacaaaaaaaaaaaggtaattttgCTTAGGACCTCACAAGATAATTTGTGGAAGCCATGAGGCTTTTGTAACATGAGGAAGGATTTTTAGAAGGAATTCATGTCCTAGCCAAATGATCCCACTGTCTTCTCCCAAGACAAGAGTTGAAGGTGCCCTAGAGTCACCAGCAGCCTGAATGCTGTGATTGGCCCAGTCATTCTTCTGTAGAACTAGTCACCCAGGAGGGGCCTGTGTTCTCTGCATAAAGGTTTTTTGCCCCTCAGGTGTGAACGCTGACGTGGCTCCTGAAGAGAGCCACATTTGTTCAAGCTGCAAAGTTCCTCTCTATCCCCAAACCACTTTTCCGACAGCCCTTGTCTTATGTAGTCCCCAAGAAAGAGTTTAATTCATACCCAGCGTTCTCCATTCTTCATTTGCTGGATTCCAAGTCACTCATGGCATTTGTGGCCTGCTGTGGAGCAAAGGAACCCAGTTACTGAGAGAGGTTTGCCTAGTTAGCCATCCCCATACACTGAGTCTGTGTGtctaccttctttttcttttgctgcaGAGGTCCCTAGAGCAGTGTTCTCAAGCACATCTAGAATAATTGACATCTTTTCTGTAGTTTGCAAAGCCTTGTGCACACCTATATACCTGTGTGTGCCTATACCACCTACTTGCCTCAAAGGATAGCTGGGAAGAAAGAGGGCCAGAAGGGTGATGTGAACCTGAGCCGTAATCAGGAATCCAGACTCTCGAATCTTCACCTTACTCTTTGGACTATAAGTGGAATCTTATgtacttgaattttaaaaaagaagatttgTGATTTGCGGGGTAGGTTTCGATACTCTCTTTCCCATGCAGATCCCAATCCTTCTGTGCCATAgtgatatttttgtaaattgtGACCAAAAGCACCAACCACCTGGTGGTCAGCCTTCTGTGGGTGATCCTCCTCACCCTTAGGCTGGTTCTTACCTGAAGCCTTTCCACATTTAGTTGGACCTACCAGAGTTGGTCCAGGGTCTGTTCCTCCAGGAAGCATCAAAGTGGTACTTAATAGGGTTAAGGCCTGGActagtgatttcactggtatagggaactctcagatgaggaaactattaTAATTCatacaggttggcaccttctctgcctcTTCCAGATTGTTTCCCAGAACACTGGGAGACTGAATGATTTGTCCAGGCTCACCCAGCCACTAtatgtcagaagccagacttgaacccaggttcctggctctgaggctagcTGACCCTCCACCAAGCCACACTGCTtattcttctccccccccccccgctttatTTGATGcaaccagagttaagtgacttgcccaggatcacacagctagtatctgatgccacatttgaactcaggtcctgatttcagggccagtgCACACTGATTCTTTACATGTGTGTTAAATAAAGCAATCACTTCAAAAGAAGTATCCTAAACCTAGCCCATAGAATTAGAATTTAGGCCCTAACTCTACCTCCTGGCTTATCTAGGGACCGTCTGTGCTGGAGAAGGGATGCTGCCGACTCACCAGGGAGACGCTGGAGACAGCAGGAAGAACACAGCAGAAGTGTTTGAGCAATGCTTCTTGTACCTGCAAAGGAAATAGAAGTACGTGCTGGTAGGACTGGCATGTCCTTATGGCCCAGAGCCAGGTCTAGAAGGGTGGGCAAGCACTCTCACCTTCTTATCCATAAGACAGCCGAAGAGTAGGATAAAGACCCCCTGAGAGTAGAGACAAGGAAAAATGCACTGGTGAGGACCCTCCTGTTAGGAAGAGGGTCTGAATGCAAAATTTGCTCAGTGAGCAAAATTGCCAACTACTCCTCTTGCCGCTGTGTTTGGAAAGCCTgtcattttgtctttctctggTTATCCTCCCATACACCTAACACCTCTGTCCCACCTGCCTAAATCATATCCTAAGACTCCTCCACTGGAATATTTGTCTAGGAAATTACTGGCAACTTCATAGTCTTTATTTTGAATGTTGTTATATTCATGTACTTTCTTCAGTACTTTACAAGAGATTCACAGGTGTGGATCTCCAGTAATGCAGATGACAACCCCTCCACGCCTTAGCGTCATGAGTTGCTGTGACCAAAATAATTCAGAACCTGGTGTCCGACTTTGTAGTGATTTAGCTAAGCTCACCTTCATATGACAGTCTGTCTCCTGAAATGTATTGGAAACCTTTCCAGCATGAGCTCTGGGCACCCTCacattctgcctcagatgcttactacatATGTGATCTTCAGCAAATCACTTtgagtctcagtgtcctcatctataaaatgtgggggcTGGGCTAGATAGCCTGAGGCCCCTTACAGctttagctctatgatcctataacagATTATCCTATGATTCACCCCACTACGAGTCACTGGAGTAGATGTTTAGTGAAAGCGTATTTATGTAGAGCATAGCAAAAGTTTGAAGTACTGACAATTTTAGGGGGTCCAGAAATTGTCTTCTTTGGTATCTGGAACTGATTAAATGTTAATGCAAATGTTAATCATTATCTCGTTTACCCCTTCCTCAACATCTCTGGGAAAGGGATTATTATTCTTGCtcttttataggtaaggaaagtgattcaaaggagagaaggaaccagCCTTGACCACAATAAATCTGGGAATAGAGCCCGGTTGTAATGAGTCCTAGGACTCTGCCCTTATGGCAGGCTCCCTAGAGAGTACCATCTCAGGGACAGCCATGTCAGTGGTCCTGAAAATTAGAACCTCAGAACTTGGAGCTCCTTGGGAATCTTACCAGGTAGGGGAAAGTAGAGAAGAAGGACACAGGTTAAAACTAAAGCTAGAAAGCTGACTAGTGCCAAGTAAATGGGCCATGGGAAAATAGTTGCTATTAACTAGTTAAGCATCACTTTGCCAAGTGGTCACAGGTGATGAGAATAATAAGGACTTTGTCACCTACCTGGGTGCTATTAAGAATGGTGAACAGGTAGTGAGGGATGTTGCTGCCTCTGTCCAAAGTGGCCAAGCCCAGTAACCAAGTCAGACCGAAGATGGGCATAAGGATAAACAGTGCCTTGATCACACCTAGAAGAGCCTGCCGCTTCTCAGTCTGGGGCCCCTCGGACAATGAGGGCCTCAGCAGTTTCACCACAGCCATCGCCAGCACCAGCCCGTTCACCCCTACAATGACTAACACTGGCCCCATAAAAGTATAGATTGCCCCACTCTTCCCATCCAGCCAGCATCCATCCTCCCACAAATATTGTCCTTGAGGGAGGTACAGGCCCAATGTTGTACCCACGAACCCCAATGGGCACAGGTAGCCCAAGACAAACATAATGGGCAGTACATAGCGTTTAGACAATTGGTGAAAGACGAAGAGGAGCTGATGAGCTAGCACCAGGGCGTGGGCTAGCATCCAGAAGAAAGCagctaaatagaaaaaatggCAAAGGAAGGTGGCAGGTAGGCAAAGTGGGCTGTGGGGGCCTAGGGACAACAGTGACTCCCCAAGGAAGAGGGTGTCAGCGACAAGCAGGCAGAGTACCACATTGAGTAAGGCCACATGCCGAAAGTAAGATATCTTATTCCGGACCACCGTCCTCCATACAACTCTGTATACTCCCAGGCATAATAGCAGCGCCAATATTGAGGCCCCCAAACCCACCTGGGTCAGCAATGTCAAAGTCAGGTTATCTGGGACAGAATGGGGGGACATAAGCACGGAAAAGGAGGTTAAATGCAAGCAGATACACTGAGTGGTGCTGCTGGTGTTACCCACCCTAGTCTCACAGCCCTCCTTCGACCAGGCACCTGCACCCTGGAAGAGGTTGTGGTCCCAGAAGACACAAGTGGGAATACCTTCTGTACCCCCAAAATCCATAATGATCTCCACCTTCCTTACAGTCTGATTACCATCTTTGATGGAGTTGGAGAGAACCAAGCCAGGAGTGGCAttgagtaagtcccttaaccctttCCCATAGTTCATGGGTAGGATATGGCCCAATTTACTCAGTACTATGCTGGTGATACTGATATTGCCAGTCTTCCAAGGCAATTGAGCCAGTGCATGGTGTGAGATTTTTGCCCTGATAGGGGGATGAGTGGAAAAGGAGATACTATAGTCCTCTGGCGTCATAGGTCCAAGAAGCTGGGTCTGTAGCTGCACATTGGGCAAGGTGAGATAGAAGGGGTAGTCATTGGAACACAGGCTTTGACCCAGGCTCTCCACAGCCTGCAGGATTGCTGAACTCACCGAGGGCATCCGGGCCTGGGCTGGGGCCCAAATAGAATTGGGATCCAACTCCAAGAGGTCATTTGTGGCCTTCAGAAAATCCTGCAGCCATCCAACACAGAAATTAGCCCCAGTTGGAGAGAGCCCATGGACTCAGCCAGGAGTGTACTTTGCTTGGCTCCCTCTCCCCAGAGaaaatcaaaaagagaaagaagagcagaTGTGTGAAAGAGGAAGTCAGCTATCCAGCAAGCTACACAAGGCATTTACTGACATACTCTGGCTATAGAGTGTACTTCCAAGTTCCATCTACAGGCTAAACAACCCATTGCCTGACATCCTTTGTATCACCTTCAAAGGGTCTCtcttaggagcagctaggtggcaggcacagtgagtagagcaccagccctggagtcaggaggacctgagttcaaatccagccttagacactcaacacactcactagctgtgtgaccttgggcaagtcacttaatcccaattgccctacctcccCCCgtccaaaaaaccaaaccaaaacaaaacaaaaaaaaagggtcTCTCTTCTGCTCCCTCCCCCCCTGACATATCCTAGAGTTTGTGGAATCAGTAATTATGCACAGGAGTCAGTGGTGTAGGTCAACATTGGCATGAATATGCACAAATGGGGGGAAGAGTGTCTATGTATCCACGTGTGATATAGACGTATTTGCATGTTCTTATGTGGTATATGTTTCATAGATTCTGTCTGATTTTATACCATGTATGCATGTGCCATGAGTATGTATGATCAGCTGGACAATTCCTGACATGTATGTATTTCCCTGCTTTTTAAATGGGGATCTATGCGTCTCCATTTGACCCTGTATGATTACaattatacatgcatgtatgctgGCATGTGTGAATAAAtttacacatatgtgtttatgtgtttgtTAGGATTCATGTTCATGTGTCTGTACATGGAAATGAATACCTAGGTATCTTTGTTTCTGTGCACATGTGGCCGAGACTTCAGCCCTCCTAGCTCTCAACCAACTCTACCTCTCCAGAGCATCATGTTCCCATCCCAGGCTCCAAGGCACTGTTGCAGGTGTGTTGCAAGGAATGGACAGGCCAGAAGACAAACATAGGTTACTAGGAAGAACTAGTATCCACCAGTCCAAGGGCTTGCCTGAGAGGGCAGAGATTCCCAGGAGGAGGCCAAAAAAAGACTATATAGCATTTCTCCCACCTTCTACCCCCTTGGTGCTGTGACTCCTGAGATTGTACTCACCTCCAAGGTCTTGCGGTTAAGTTCTGTCCTGGCCCTGGTCACCACCTGGGCCAAGATGTTCACAGTATCCACCAGTGCTAATAAGTCAGAGGGAGAACTCACAGCTGCTACCTGCTTCTGCAACTGTTTCACGAGCTGTGGCACCTTCCCCTTTGGCTTACCTTGGCCTGCCAATAACAGCTGcatcagaaagaaggaaaggggcatcaggggaagggggagaaaacacTGGACAAGGGCCTTGGCATAAAGGCTCTGAAAACAAGTTCCCTAGGTTCTATGCCTCTCTCCCTGCATAGTTGCACACCTCCTGACTCAGGACGTGAATTTAGCTTAGGACATAAGTTCTGCAGCATTAAAAGTGCTTCAAAAGCTTCACCTGGGCTGTGCGAAACATGGCCACTAGCCTCATGTCAGTGCAGCTGTTCTTGATGGGTCCCCAGATGCCTTTGGCCCCACAGTGCCTCTCAACCATTCCTATCCTGTTCATAGGACATGGGATCTGGGCCACGTATCCAGCTTTAGTGACGGTCCAGTCACCACCCAAAGAGTCCTGGGGACAAGTAGTATCTCGATCTAAAGGGATAAACACAACACATTCAGTGGTTTTACAGGAGCTCTTCTTGGTGGAGAAATTTCCTACGATCGGGTCTAAGTCTGAATCCTATCAAACAGGGAGTATCTTTGAGCAATTCTAAGTCTGTCTCTGCTCTAGGACAGAGCAGACAGACCTAGGTCTATCTGGCGATAAGGAAGACCTAGAATCCTCCCAGGCAGAGGTTGCTATTCTTCAGGCACTAGGTAAGCAGGACAGATCCTAGACAAGACTGCCTACCCTGAATTATGGTGATGAAGATAGGGACCAATAAGAATCTGGGCAAGAT
This region of Trichosurus vulpecula isolate mTriVul1 chromosome 3, mTriVul1.pri, whole genome shotgun sequence genomic DNA includes:
- the ADGRF3 gene encoding adhesion G-protein coupled receptor F3, which encodes MEVLEKTWAPSSFSNPALPPSLRHLIAISLTTECAAKHGEGFKCSCLPGHGWNASICHNPCDDSSFYPCNCIILHHPNIGYCQLLPPVPANLSLNPALPSPGSNLTLVMLLSHEATQLSWYLQSVKNETPVMLQSGTQVSFTAMKDQAVLTITNVSQDWAGWYACRFVSRGFPWELRKLVEVPLQANDVLPHPKQLSISCNAFSGFQLRCCFPSTNLAYAASWSPPYPSSTTVLSRTSETQCLTLAVSSCPENDTNYTCKLQSPGLDPVSIPISVSIIRDRDTTCPQDSLGGDWTVTKAGYVAQIPCPMNRIGMVERHCGAKGIWGPIKNSCTDMRLVAMFRTAQLLLAGQGKPKGKVPQLVKQLQKQVAAVSSPSDLLALVDTVNILAQVVTRARTELNRKTLEDFLKATNDLLELDPNSIWAPAQARMPSVSSAILQAVESLGQSLCSNDYPFYLTLPNVQLQTQLLGPMTPEDYSISFSTHPPIRAKISHHALAQLPWKTGNISITSIVLSKLGHILPMNYGKGLRDLLNATPGLVLSNSIKDGNQTVRKVEIIMDFGGTEGIPTCVFWDHNLFQGAGAWSKEGCETRVGNTSSTTQCICLHLTSFSVLMSPHSVPDNLTLTLLTQVGLGASILALLLCLGVYRVVWRTVVRNKISYFRHVALLNVVLCLLVADTLFLGESLLSLGPHSPLCLPATFLCHFFYLAAFFWMLAHALVLAHQLLFVFHQLSKRYVLPIMFVLGYLCPLGFVGTTLGLYLPQGQYLWEDGCWLDGKSGAIYTFMGPVLVIVGVNGLVLAMAVVKLLRPSLSEGPQTEKRQALLGVIKALFILMPIFGLTWLLGLATLDRGSNIPHYLFTILNSTQGVFILLFGCLMDKKVQEALLKHFCCVLPAVSSVSLQATNAMSDLESSK